The Pseudofrankia inefficax genome window below encodes:
- a CDS encoding helix-turn-helix transcriptional regulator yields MDGEAGPRRGGVLPADGLVGRGREVAALRGWLDEARGGAGRLVLCAGEPGIGKTRLAREFAGMALAGGCAVAWGRCAEAAGAPAFWPWRQVLRSLGIAPDPVLGSGSAGPDGEAAPEDRFRVLDGVADAVATVAARGGLTVILDDIHWSDEPSLLVLRHLADQVADAELVVFAAFRDREPSDVLARVLPDLLRSPAAARLDLRGFDLAEVRDQLRRMADPRRPGAPAPSPPVEPAGDREPGGDRPPGADETARVVLGVTAGNPLFVREIGRAVADGTWRPDRPPRSVLDVVAARLERVGPGCRRLVQAAAIVGRRFGIGLVASVLAEPVDACLTFADEGVGHGLLDRLGAGEFQFTHALTRDAVEASLAGAATAALHRAAASALAERFADDLSDHLADIARHWAQLAPHGPAEASAARAWSARAAEEAVRRLAYAEGVRLYRAALAFDRGAMAGAERCRLLVALGRAAYLAGDLAGCVDAATRAAEAGRAAGSPELVAEAALVLEAAPGQGVNAVADRLCEEALAGLGAPAPVGEGAGDDEAARRASALRARLLAQRAHLAFYGGAQDRLDDLSATALAQARASGDDQALGEALRARQEACPGPAGRAERLEIASEMLALARRTGGARSAMWGELWRIEALLESGLASAAAEELTGLRAAVERVGGPVSAWHLDRATACVAQTQGRYGEAQTAARRGFDRMRAVEPAPAGGAYMAMLCALAGHVGLSADAERFAREPFDGPPRFRTMAPLTRAVLFVFAGFPEDAAAAYQLAGPPDSWSLPAFFVVPGHVSAVLATAGLVTAGLGRPDELAELLRRLSAFRGEHVIGGGVAYLGPTELALGRGALALGLLDGAWAGGAWAGEGWLDAAVDDLAVAADRADRAAAPGFAAEARYHLATALRARAAPGDRERAAAAARDADRVARALGMTAYLDRTAALVAELGDGAERASDLRARVLSPREEQVARLVADGLTNRQIAARLVISERTAQNHVQHILTKLGFSARSQIATWVVRAVSMRDE; encoded by the coding sequence GTGGACGGAGAGGCGGGACCGCGGCGCGGCGGCGTGCTGCCTGCCGACGGTCTGGTCGGGCGCGGGCGAGAGGTCGCGGCGCTGCGCGGGTGGCTGGACGAGGCGCGGGGCGGGGCCGGCCGGCTGGTGCTGTGCGCGGGCGAGCCGGGGATCGGGAAGACGAGGCTGGCGCGGGAGTTCGCCGGCATGGCGCTGGCCGGCGGGTGCGCGGTCGCCTGGGGGCGTTGCGCCGAGGCCGCCGGGGCGCCGGCGTTCTGGCCGTGGCGGCAGGTACTGCGTTCGCTCGGCATCGCCCCTGATCCGGTGCTTGGCAGTGGTTCCGCCGGCCCAGACGGCGAGGCGGCGCCCGAGGATCGGTTCCGGGTGCTCGACGGGGTGGCCGACGCGGTCGCCACCGTCGCCGCGCGGGGAGGCCTGACGGTCATCCTCGACGACATCCACTGGTCCGATGAGCCGTCGCTGCTCGTACTTCGTCATCTCGCGGACCAGGTCGCCGATGCCGAGTTGGTCGTCTTCGCCGCGTTCCGGGACCGGGAGCCTTCCGACGTGCTGGCCAGGGTGCTGCCGGACCTGCTGCGTTCGCCGGCCGCGGCGCGCCTGGACCTGCGTGGGTTCGACCTGGCCGAGGTCCGGGACCAGCTACGGCGGATGGCCGACCCTCGGCGGCCTGGCGCGCCCGCGCCCAGTCCGCCCGTCGAGCCCGCCGGCGACCGGGAACCTGGCGGCGACCGGCCGCCCGGTGCCGACGAGACGGCGCGGGTGGTGCTCGGGGTCACGGCCGGGAACCCCCTGTTCGTGCGGGAGATCGGGCGGGCAGTCGCCGACGGGACCTGGCGGCCGGACCGGCCGCCGCGCAGCGTGCTCGATGTCGTCGCCGCCCGGCTCGAACGGGTCGGCCCCGGCTGCCGGCGGCTGGTGCAGGCGGCGGCCATCGTCGGGCGGCGTTTCGGGATCGGACTGGTCGCCTCGGTGCTCGCCGAGCCCGTCGACGCGTGCCTGACGTTCGCGGACGAGGGGGTCGGGCACGGCCTGCTCGACCGGCTGGGCGCGGGCGAGTTCCAGTTCACGCACGCGCTGACCAGGGACGCCGTCGAGGCATCGCTCGCGGGCGCGGCGACGGCCGCTTTGCACCGCGCGGCCGCGTCCGCGCTCGCGGAGCGGTTCGCGGACGACCTCTCCGACCATCTCGCCGACATCGCGCGGCACTGGGCACAGCTCGCCCCGCACGGCCCGGCGGAGGCCTCGGCGGCGCGGGCCTGGTCGGCGCGCGCGGCCGAGGAGGCGGTGCGCCGGCTCGCCTATGCGGAGGGCGTCCGGCTCTACCGGGCCGCGCTGGCGTTCGACCGGGGCGCGATGGCCGGCGCCGAACGGTGCCGACTGCTGGTCGCGCTCGGCAGGGCCGCGTACCTGGCCGGCGACCTGGCGGGCTGCGTCGACGCCGCGACGCGCGCGGCCGAGGCCGGCAGGGCGGCTGGCAGCCCGGAACTGGTCGCCGAAGCGGCACTGGTGCTGGAGGCGGCGCCGGGCCAGGGCGTCAACGCGGTCGCCGACCGGCTCTGCGAGGAGGCGCTCGCCGGCCTCGGCGCCCCGGCGCCGGTCGGCGAAGGGGCCGGAGACGACGAGGCGGCGCGCCGGGCGTCGGCACTGCGGGCCCGGCTGCTGGCGCAGCGCGCCCACCTGGCGTTCTACGGTGGCGCGCAGGACCGGTTGGACGACCTGAGTGCCACGGCGCTCGCGCAGGCCCGCGCGTCGGGCGACGACCAGGCGCTTGGCGAGGCGCTGCGCGCCCGGCAGGAGGCCTGTCCCGGGCCGGCCGGCCGCGCCGAACGCCTCGAGATCGCGAGCGAGATGCTCGCTCTGGCCAGGCGGACAGGCGGTGCCCGGTCCGCGATGTGGGGCGAGCTGTGGCGGATCGAGGCGCTGCTGGAGAGCGGGCTCGCCTCGGCCGCGGCCGAGGAGCTCACCGGGCTGCGCGCCGCCGTCGAGCGGGTGGGTGGGCCCGTCAGCGCCTGGCACCTGGACCGGGCCACCGCCTGCGTCGCCCAGACCCAGGGGCGCTACGGCGAGGCACAGACCGCCGCCCGGCGGGGGTTCGACCGGATGCGGGCTGTCGAGCCGGCACCGGCCGGCGGCGCCTACATGGCCATGCTGTGCGCGCTCGCGGGCCACGTCGGCCTGAGCGCGGACGCCGAGCGGTTCGCCCGCGAGCCGTTCGACGGCCCGCCCCGGTTCCGGACCATGGCGCCCCTCACGCGGGCCGTCCTGTTCGTGTTCGCGGGGTTCCCGGAGGACGCGGCGGCTGCCTACCAGCTGGCCGGCCCTCCCGACTCGTGGTCGCTGCCGGCGTTCTTCGTCGTCCCCGGGCACGTGTCGGCGGTGCTGGCGACCGCCGGCCTGGTCACCGCGGGGCTCGGCCGGCCCGACGAGCTCGCGGAGCTGCTCCGCCGGCTGTCGGCCTTCCGGGGCGAGCACGTGATCGGCGGCGGGGTCGCCTACCTGGGGCCGACGGAGCTTGCGCTCGGGCGCGGCGCGCTCGCGCTCGGCCTGCTCGACGGGGCCTGGGCTGGCGGGGCCTGGGCTGGCGAGGGCTGGCTCGACGCGGCCGTTGACGACCTGGCCGTCGCCGCGGATCGGGCCGACCGGGCCGCGGCGCCCGGCTTCGCCGCCGAGGCGCGCTACCACCTGGCCACCGCGCTGCGCGCCCGCGCCGCGCCCGGCGACCGGGAGCGAGCCGCGGCAGCGGCCCGGGACGCCGACCGGGTCGCGCGAGCCCTCGGCATGACGGCGTACCTCGACCGCACGGCGGCGCTCGTCGCCGAGCTCGGCGACGGTGCCGAGCGGGCCTCGGACCTGCGCGCCCGCGTGCTCAGCCCGCGGGAGGAGCAGGTCGCCCGGCTGGTCGCCGACGGGTTGACCAACCGCCAGATCGCCGCCCGGCTCGTCATCTCGGAGCGCACCGCGCAGAACCACGTCCAGCACATCCTGACCAAGCTCGGCTTCAGCGCCCGCAGCCAGATCGCCACCTGGGTCGTGCGCGCGGTGAGTATGCGCGATGAGTAG
- the uvrA gene encoding excinuclease ABC subunit UvrA, whose protein sequence is MTDRLVVRGAREHNLRDVDLDLPRDGLIVFTGLSGSGKSSLAFDTIFAEGQRRYVESLSAYARQFLGQMDKPDVDFIEGLSPAVSIDQKSTNRNPRSTVGTITEVYDYLRLLFARAGRPHCPKCGRPISRQTPQQIVDRLMELPEGTRFQVLAPMIRGRKGEYVDLFGELQTSGFARARVDGTVIQLTDPPKLEKQKKHTIEVVVDRLAIKETAKRRLTDSVETALRLGNGLVLVDFVDRDPKDEDRERMYSEHLACMFDDLSFEELEPRSFSFNTPYGACPECTGLGTRKEVDPELVITDPTLSLAEGAIGPWSGGHNKEYFERLLSALAEDLHFKMDTPWEGLPERARKAVLHGSGETEIHVGYTNRYGRKRSYYTAFEGVIPFLERRQREAESDTSRERYEGYMRDVPCPGCRGARLKPETLAVTVGGHSIAEVAGLSIRECAEFLATLELTEREQSIAGRVLKEIDARLAFLLDVGLDYLSLDRSAGTLAGGEAQRIRLATQIGSGLVGVLYVLDEPSIGLHQRDNRRLIRTLVRLRDLGNTLIVVEHDEDTILASDWVVDIGPGAGEHGGRVVVSGPVSDLLASEESLTGAYLSGRRSIAVPAVRRPVTKGKMLTVHGAREHNLRDVTVSFPLGCLVAVTGVSGSGKSTLVNDILAAVLANKLNGAREVPGRHRTVSGLDHLDKVVRVDQSPIGRTPRSNPATYTGVFDHIRRLFAETTEAKVRGYLPGRFSFNVKGGRCEACSGDGTIKIEMNFLPDVYVPCEVCAGARYNRETLEVHYKGKSIAEVLDMPIEEAAEFFAAVPAIARHLRTLDEVGLGYVRLGQSAPTLSGGEAQRVKLASELQRRSTGRTVYVLDEPTTGLHFEDIRKLLGVLGRLVDAGNTILVIEHNLDVIKTADWIIDMGPEGGSGGGRVVAEGPPEAVAANQASHTGVFLREIFEGRAEKSAHADAAVLTATIGAA, encoded by the coding sequence ATGACGGACCGGCTCGTCGTACGGGGCGCGCGCGAGCACAACCTGCGGGACGTGGACCTCGACCTGCCGCGCGACGGGCTGATCGTCTTCACGGGGCTGTCCGGCTCCGGGAAGTCCAGCCTGGCGTTCGACACGATCTTCGCCGAGGGGCAGCGCCGCTACGTCGAGTCGCTCTCGGCCTATGCGCGCCAGTTCCTGGGCCAGATGGACAAGCCCGACGTCGACTTCATCGAGGGCCTGTCCCCGGCGGTCTCGATCGACCAGAAGTCGACCAACCGCAACCCGCGCTCGACGGTCGGGACGATCACCGAGGTCTACGACTACCTGCGCCTGCTGTTCGCGAGGGCGGGGCGGCCGCACTGCCCCAAGTGCGGCCGGCCGATCTCCAGGCAGACCCCGCAGCAGATCGTCGACCGCCTGATGGAGCTGCCCGAGGGCACCCGGTTCCAGGTGCTCGCGCCGATGATCCGCGGCCGCAAGGGCGAGTACGTCGACCTGTTCGGCGAGCTCCAGACCTCCGGTTTCGCCCGGGCCCGGGTCGACGGGACGGTCATCCAGCTCACCGACCCGCCGAAGCTGGAGAAGCAGAAGAAGCACACGATCGAGGTCGTCGTCGACCGGCTCGCGATCAAGGAGACGGCCAAGCGCCGGCTGACCGACTCGGTCGAGACCGCGCTGCGCCTGGGCAACGGCCTGGTGCTCGTCGACTTCGTCGACCGGGACCCCAAGGACGAGGACCGCGAGCGGATGTACTCCGAGCACCTCGCCTGCATGTTCGACGACCTGTCGTTCGAGGAGCTGGAGCCGCGCTCGTTCTCGTTCAACACGCCTTACGGCGCCTGCCCCGAGTGCACGGGCCTGGGCACCCGCAAGGAGGTCGACCCGGAGCTCGTCATCACCGACCCGACGCTGTCGCTCGCCGAGGGCGCGATCGGCCCCTGGTCGGGTGGGCACAACAAGGAGTACTTCGAGCGGCTGCTGAGCGCGCTCGCCGAGGACCTGCACTTCAAGATGGACACCCCGTGGGAGGGGCTGCCCGAGCGGGCCCGCAAGGCGGTGCTGCACGGCAGCGGCGAGACCGAGATCCACGTCGGCTACACCAACCGGTACGGCCGCAAGCGCTCGTACTACACGGCCTTCGAGGGCGTGATCCCGTTCCTGGAGCGCCGGCAGCGCGAGGCCGAGTCGGACACGAGCCGGGAGCGCTACGAGGGCTACATGCGTGACGTGCCCTGCCCGGGGTGCCGGGGCGCGCGGCTGAAGCCGGAGACGCTCGCCGTCACCGTCGGCGGGCACTCGATCGCCGAGGTCGCGGGCCTGTCGATTCGCGAGTGCGCCGAGTTCCTCGCGACGCTGGAGCTGACGGAGCGAGAGCAGTCGATCGCCGGCCGGGTGCTCAAGGAGATCGACGCCCGGCTCGCGTTCCTGCTCGACGTAGGGCTGGACTACCTCTCGCTCGACCGGTCGGCCGGGACGCTGGCCGGCGGGGAGGCGCAGCGGATCCGGCTGGCGACCCAGATCGGCTCCGGCCTCGTCGGCGTGCTGTACGTCCTCGACGAGCCGTCGATCGGCCTGCACCAGCGAGACAACCGCCGCCTGATCCGCACGCTGGTCCGGCTGCGCGACCTGGGCAACACGCTGATCGTCGTCGAGCACGACGAGGACACGATCCTGGCGTCCGACTGGGTCGTCGACATCGGCCCCGGCGCCGGCGAGCACGGCGGGCGGGTCGTCGTCTCCGGGCCGGTGTCCGACCTGCTGGCGAGCGAGGAGTCGCTGACCGGCGCGTACCTGTCCGGGCGGCGCTCGATCGCCGTGCCCGCGGTCCGCCGGCCGGTCACGAAGGGCAAGATGCTCACGGTCCACGGCGCCCGGGAGCACAACCTGCGCGACGTCACCGTGTCGTTCCCGCTCGGCTGCCTGGTCGCGGTGACCGGCGTGTCCGGCTCGGGCAAGTCGACGCTGGTCAACGACATCCTGGCCGCGGTGCTGGCGAACAAGCTCAACGGCGCCCGCGAGGTCCCCGGCCGGCACCGGACCGTCTCCGGCCTCGACCACCTGGACAAGGTCGTCCGCGTCGACCAGTCGCCGATCGGGCGCACCCCGCGCTCGAACCCGGCGACCTACACCGGCGTGTTCGACCACATCCGGCGCCTGTTCGCCGAGACCACCGAGGCGAAGGTCCGCGGCTACCTGCCGGGCCGGTTCTCGTTCAACGTCAAGGGCGGCCGCTGCGAGGCCTGCTCCGGCGACGGCACGATCAAGATCGAGATGAACTTCCTGCCGGACGTCTACGTGCCCTGCGAGGTCTGCGCCGGTGCCCGGTACAACCGGGAGACGCTGGAGGTCCACTACAAGGGCAAGAGCATCGCCGAGGTCCTCGACATGCCGATCGAGGAGGCCGCGGAGTTCTTCGCCGCCGTCCCGGCCATCGCCCGCCACCTGCGGACCCTCGACGAGGTAGGGCTCGGCTACGTCCGGCTCGGCCAGTCGGCGCCGACGCTGTCCGGCGGGGAGGCCCAGCGGGTGAAGCTCGCCTCCGAGCTGCAGCGCCGGTCCACCGGCCGCACCGTCTACGTCCTCGACGAGCCGACCACCGGCCTGCACTTCGAGGACATCCGCAAGCTGCTCGGCGTGCTCGGGCGCCTGGTCGACGCGGGCAACACGATCCTCGTCATCGAGCACAACCTCGACGTCATCAAGACCGCCGACTGGATCATCGACATGGGGCCCGAGGGCGGCAGCGGTGGCGGCCGGGTCGTCGCCGAGGGGCCGCCGGAGGCCGTCGCCGCGAACCAGGCCAGCCATACGGGGGTCTTCCTGCGCGAGATCTTCGAGGGCCGGGCCGAGAAGTCGGCGCACGCGGACGCGGCCGTCCTCACCGCCACCATCGGGGCGGCCTGA
- a CDS encoding glycosyltransferase family 2 protein: protein MHILLAVVVSHGGSPHLSGLLSTLAGLAGCRVALVENQPGHSHHDAPDGVRVYQGHGNIGYGTAVNLAVRHTLDEPEQVRRPDWVLVVNSDVTIPDDTREMLPKLLAQAPADVDVLGFGVCTDDGGPGRSTAVLPNRRTSAFTAVRGEAAAIARWPALRYPVGAFFAIRTDMFLRIGGFDPTFWLYYEETDLFARLLAAGGRIGWCDGAWPVCHTGGATAGRATELQRELGRAAVPYARRHRGSTGRGWLLVHAAQLVVLVARKLVTGRWPDATRGVQILVGMLQGTLWPGWEPAVRSRWHAVPAPTRRRLAALDAGPGPGAGSASLG from the coding sequence ATGCACATCCTCCTCGCCGTGGTCGTCTCGCACGGCGGCTCGCCGCACCTGTCCGGGCTCCTCAGCACCCTCGCCGGCCTGGCGGGCTGCCGGGTCGCCCTGGTCGAGAACCAGCCTGGCCACTCGCACCACGACGCGCCCGATGGTGTGCGCGTCTACCAGGGCCACGGCAACATCGGCTACGGCACCGCGGTCAACCTCGCCGTCCGACACACGCTCGACGAGCCTGAACAGGTCCGACGACCGGACTGGGTCCTGGTCGTGAACAGCGACGTGACCATCCCCGATGACACCCGGGAAATGCTGCCGAAACTTCTCGCGCAGGCTCCCGCCGATGTTGATGTGCTCGGATTTGGAGTGTGCACGGATGACGGCGGTCCCGGTCGTTCGACCGCGGTGCTGCCGAACAGAAGGACCAGCGCGTTCACCGCGGTGCGCGGCGAAGCCGCGGCCATTGCGCGCTGGCCGGCGCTGCGCTATCCGGTCGGCGCGTTCTTCGCGATTCGAACCGACATGTTCCTGCGGATCGGCGGGTTCGACCCGACCTTCTGGCTCTACTACGAGGAGACCGACCTGTTCGCCCGGCTGCTCGCCGCCGGCGGCCGGATCGGCTGGTGCGACGGCGCCTGGCCGGTGTGTCACACCGGCGGCGCCACCGCCGGGCGGGCCACCGAGCTGCAGCGCGAGCTGGGCCGCGCGGCCGTGCCGTACGCCCGACGCCACCGCGGCTCCACCGGCCGTGGCTGGCTGCTGGTGCACGCGGCGCAGCTGGTCGTGCTCGTCGCGCGCAAACTGGTCACCGGACGGTGGCCAGACGCCACCCGCGGCGTCCAGATCCTGGTCGGGATGCTCCAGGGGACGCTCTGGCCAGGCTGGGAGCCGGCGGTGCGGTCACGATGGCACGCGGTCCCGGCGCCGACCCGGCGCAGGCTCGCGGCGCTGGACGCCGGGCCGGGACCTGGCGCCGGCTCCGCTTCCCTGGGCTGA
- a CDS encoding MBL fold metallo-hydrolase — protein sequence MSVREYTGDVTVGGPADVRQLPGLTVTKVAVGPFDNNCYLLRCAATGEQLLIDAANEPDTLLRVIGDAGLATVVTTHRHPDHVQALSDIVAATGATTVAHPDDAPEIPVPTATLLGDGEEIRVGQVTLRAIHLVGHTPGSIALLHDADPAAPHLFTGDCLFPGGPGNTRNDAAAFTSLMDGLEAKVFGPLPDTTWIYPGHGKDSTLGHERPHLAEWRARGW from the coding sequence ATGAGCGTGCGCGAGTACACGGGCGACGTCACGGTGGGCGGGCCGGCCGACGTCCGGCAGCTGCCCGGTCTGACGGTCACGAAGGTCGCGGTCGGTCCGTTCGACAACAACTGCTACCTGCTGCGCTGCGCCGCGACCGGCGAGCAGCTGCTGATCGACGCCGCCAACGAGCCCGACACGCTGCTGCGGGTCATCGGCGACGCGGGCCTGGCGACCGTGGTCACGACCCACCGCCACCCGGACCACGTCCAGGCCCTGTCGGACATCGTGGCCGCGACCGGCGCCACGACCGTCGCGCACCCGGACGACGCCCCGGAGATCCCGGTCCCGACGGCGACCCTGCTCGGCGACGGCGAGGAGATCCGCGTCGGCCAGGTCACCCTGCGCGCGATCCACCTGGTCGGCCACACCCCGGGCTCGATCGCGCTGCTCCACGACGCCGACCCGGCCGCGCCCCACCTGTTCACCGGCGACTGCCTGTTCCCCGGCGGCCCCGGCAACACCCGCAACGACGCGGCCGCCTTCACCTCCCTGATGGACGGCCTGGAAGCCAAGGTCTTCGGCCCGCTCCCGGACACGACCTGGATCTACCCCGGCCATGGCAAGGACTCAACCCTGGGTCATGAGCGCCCGCACCTGGCGGAGTGGCGAGCCCGCGGCTGGTAG
- a CDS encoding helix-turn-helix transcriptional regulator, with translation MSAAGSRARPQPPEGPAEPPASGPSAVEFTEDEAAAVAVALVAMPDGPLSDAAQAALHKVLSALGPAAHERVVERAARVWTRPNGLPRSAATPVIEDAMRGGVAVTIDYVDAAGRPSHRQVEPHAFAYARGSWYLLAWSLDKDAPRWFRWDRIGHAELTDLPIQWREAFSAFPAPSPRS, from the coding sequence ATGAGCGCGGCCGGGTCGCGAGCGCGACCGCAGCCACCGGAGGGCCCAGCCGAGCCGCCGGCCAGTGGCCCGTCGGCGGTCGAGTTCACCGAGGACGAGGCGGCGGCCGTCGCGGTAGCCCTGGTCGCGATGCCGGACGGGCCGCTGTCCGACGCCGCGCAGGCCGCGCTGCACAAGGTGCTCAGCGCGCTCGGGCCGGCCGCGCACGAACGGGTCGTCGAGCGGGCGGCCCGGGTGTGGACCCGCCCGAACGGGCTACCCCGGTCGGCGGCGACGCCCGTCATCGAGGACGCGATGCGCGGTGGCGTCGCCGTCACGATCGACTACGTCGACGCCGCCGGGCGGCCGAGCCACCGCCAGGTCGAGCCGCACGCGTTCGCCTACGCCCGGGGCAGCTGGTACCTGCTGGCCTGGAGCCTGGACAAGGACGCGCCGCGCTGGTTCCGCTGGGACCGGATCGGCCACGCGGAGCTGACCGACCTCCCGATCCAGTGGCGCGAGGCCTTCTCCGCCTTCCCCGCCCCGAGCCCCCGCTCCTAG
- a CDS encoding peptidase M50, which translates to MGTQDAGSGRRLPRIVVRPGLAVSVAIVTALLGWLTLPVTVPNRTGSAYFSAGLLGALLLVGILVAADLARALAARRAGVDVHAIQLGAFGSRLVLGRPPVPGGGFRRGPDEMVWGVGASGVGAAEPYPAEPSGGATAPGPPAQQPGEPRSDGLDPRADAAIARAGLLTTLLLGAALTTLGVFAPGGTFALAARVGLWVGTFTLLITLVDLLPSPRTPGGRVLAAFVLRRGGDPRRAAAVVAQTGVIVGWVLLAAGVAACFLVGFVGLWAVLLGWMALASSRLEQARQRAGTALEGVFIRDVMAPPPPRLPSWQTVDAALAEVVRPGALVAPVFTVHEVDDALIGVALARALAAVPLDDRDLARVSRVTIPMSAVPTARPDEPLAVVAPRLAARPAAGFVLVLDEDQRDPAGGPRVVGVVGPLEIRRALETAPARGRAVVAGFSRPHHHPGR; encoded by the coding sequence ATGGGCACCCAAGACGCGGGCAGCGGACGACGACTGCCCAGGATCGTCGTGCGTCCGGGCCTGGCGGTCTCGGTGGCGATCGTCACCGCCCTGCTCGGCTGGCTGACCCTCCCGGTCACGGTCCCGAACCGGACCGGCTCCGCCTACTTCAGCGCTGGGCTCCTCGGTGCCCTGCTGTTGGTGGGCATCCTGGTCGCGGCCGACCTCGCGCGGGCCCTGGCCGCCCGGCGCGCGGGCGTCGACGTGCACGCGATCCAGCTCGGCGCGTTCGGGAGCAGGCTCGTGCTCGGCCGGCCCCCGGTGCCCGGTGGTGGCTTCCGGCGGGGCCCCGACGAGATGGTGTGGGGGGTCGGCGCGTCCGGCGTCGGTGCCGCGGAGCCGTACCCGGCGGAGCCGTCCGGCGGTGCCACCGCTCCTGGCCCGCCGGCCCAGCAGCCGGGTGAGCCCCGCTCCGACGGGCTGGACCCGCGCGCCGACGCGGCGATCGCCCGCGCCGGGCTGCTCACCACCCTGCTCCTCGGCGCCGCGCTGACCACGCTCGGCGTCTTCGCGCCCGGCGGCACGTTCGCGCTGGCGGCGAGGGTCGGGCTGTGGGTCGGCACGTTCACCCTGCTGATCACGCTGGTCGACCTGCTGCCCTCGCCGCGCACCCCGGGCGGGCGGGTCCTCGCCGCCTTCGTGCTGCGGCGCGGCGGCGATCCCCGCCGGGCCGCGGCGGTGGTCGCCCAGACCGGGGTGATCGTGGGCTGGGTGCTGCTCGCCGCCGGCGTCGCTGCCTGCTTCCTGGTCGGATTCGTCGGCCTGTGGGCGGTGCTGCTCGGCTGGATGGCACTCGCGTCCTCCCGGCTGGAGCAGGCGCGGCAGCGGGCCGGCACGGCGCTGGAGGGTGTGTTCATCCGGGACGTCATGGCGCCGCCGCCCCCCAGGCTGCCGTCGTGGCAGACCGTCGACGCGGCGCTCGCCGAGGTGGTCCGGCCGGGGGCGCTCGTGGCGCCCGTGTTCACGGTCCATGAGGTCGACGACGCCCTGATCGGCGTGGCGCTGGCCCGAGCCCTGGCCGCGGTGCCGTTGGACGACCGGGATCTGGCCCGGGTCAGCCGGGTCACGATCCCGATGTCGGCGGTCCCGACCGCGCGCCCCGACGAGCCGCTCGCCGTCGTCGCGCCGCGGCTGGCCGCACGCCCGGCGGCTGGCTTCGTCCTCGTGTTGGACGAGGACCAGCGCGACCCGGCCGGCGGCCCGCGCGTCGTCGGCGTCGTCGGCCCGCTGGAGATCCGCCGCGCCCTCGAGACCGCGCCGGCCCGCGGCCGCGCGGTCGTCGCGGGTTTCAGCCGCCCCCACCACCACCCGGGCCGCTGA